The following are encoded together in the Perca flavescens isolate YP-PL-M2 chromosome 22, PFLA_1.0, whole genome shotgun sequence genome:
- the msl2b gene encoding E3 ubiquitin-protein ligase MSL2 isoform X2 yields the protein MQLKPSCSWCKDYSRFEENRQLSLLVHCYRKLCLYITQSPLAPHIASAASESPDLQAILNEGLTLAESEPEAEDITDSASLSQTASNSDGAQPDEAPLTRELKVEQTSPVGVNGLHDCNGLLSSDSLQSITVETGGGVEKQESFSEEIPVCVSLTGEAGLCEISTLGDDLKHGGGPLLLSVEEVLRTLETDTDPDPSPQPDCPPSVPQSSLNGPHCPGSDSSHFIPSLPRGNSPRPLQPHPQPSLQPPPQSSTVTPQVAPRYHRKRSRSESDSEKVQPLPISSLLSGPPLGANSSPHHPNPGATTKQEPKFPAATPHPQLAPLPNGGPPKVGKTVLITNKGLKKTVEHHGGPKKAYTKARQGTPKPRTQPRDRVPPHPHAHPLTHPPSPSKPLYKKPVEKKGCKCGRATQNPSVLTCRGQRCPCYSNRKACLDCICRGCQNSYMANGEKKLEAFAVPEKALEQTRLTLGINLTSITAAALRSPATSSPSALLNVTTATGAPVTATFLSGAGHDNRGFDDSLEMRFDC from the exons ATGCAGCTGAAGCCGTCCTGCAGTTGGTGTAAGGACTATTCCCGCTTTGAGGAAAACCGGCAGCTCTCCTTGCTTGTCCACTGTTACAGGAAGCTCTGTCTCTACATCACGCAGTCGCCGCTTGCCCCGCACATAGCCAGCGCCGCCAGCGAATCGCCGGACCTCCAGGCCATCCTCAACGAGGGCCTCACGTTGGCCGAGAGCGAGCCGGAAGCCGAGGACATCACGGATTCGGCCAGCCTGTCGCAGACCGCCTCCAACTCCGATGGCGCCCAGCCTGACGAAGCGCCGCTTACCAGGGAGCTCAAGGTGGAGCAGACGAGCCCCGTCGGTGTAAACGGGCTGCACGATTGTAACGGTCTGCTCAGTTCGGACTCTCTGCAATCCATCACCGTAGAAACAGGTGGAGGTGTTGAAAAGCAGGAGAGCTTTTCGGAGGAGATcccggtgtgtgtgagcctCACGGGGGAGGCGGGGCTCTGTGAGATCAGCACTTTGGGGGATGACCTGAAACATGGCGGGGGGCCGTTGTTGTTAAGCGTTGAGGAGGTACTCAGGACTCTGGAGACGGACACTGACCCTGATCCCTCCCCCCAGCCGGACTGCCCCCCCTCTGTACCTCAGTCCAGCCTCAATGGGCCTCATTGTCCTGGCTCGGACTCCTCCCACTTtatcccctccctcccccgAGGGAACAGCCCTCGCCCCCTCCAACCTCACCCGCAGCCCTCGCTGCAGCCTCCTCCTCAGTCCTCCACGGTCACCCCCCAGGTTGCCCCTCGGTACCACCGTAAGCGCTCCCGCTCAGAAAGCGACAGCGAGAAGGTGCAGCCCCTCCCCATCTCCAGCCTTTTAAGCGGGCCTCCCCTCGGTGCCAACAGCTCCCCCCATCACCCTAACCCCGGTGCCACCACCAAACAGGAGCCTAAGTTCCCCGCAGCCACGCCCCACCCACAGCTGGCGCCGCTGCCAAATGGTGGTCCCCCCAAAGTGGGCAAGACTGTGCTCATCACAAACAAGGGGCTGAAGAAGACTGTGGAGCACCACGGGGGCCCCAAGAAGGCTTACACCAAAGCCAGGCAAGGGACCCCCAAGCCCCGCACACAACCCCGCGACAGAGTGCCCCCACACCCTCACGCTCACCCCCTGACACACCCACCCAGCCCATCAAAGCCACTGTATAAAAAACCAGTAGAGAAGAAGGGCTGCAAGTGCGGCCGGGCCACACAGAACCCCTCGGTGTTGACCTGTAGGGGGCAACGCTGCCCCTGCTACTCCAACCGCAAG GCGTGTCTGGACTGCATCTGCCGCGGCTGCCAGAACTCCTACATGGCCAACGGAGAGAAGAAGCTGGAGGCCTTCGCCGTGCCAGAGAAAGCTCTGGAACAGACTCGCCTCACGCTCGGCATCAACCTCACCAGTATCACCGCGGCGGCCCTCCGTAGCCCGGCCACCAGCTCCCCCAGCGCCCTCCTCAACGTCACCACGGCTACAGGGGCGCCCGTCACGGCCACCTTCTTATCGGGGGCGGGGCACGACAACAGGGGCTTTGACGATTCACTGGAGATGCGGTTTGACTGCTGA
- the msl2b gene encoding E3 ubiquitin-protein ligase MSL2 isoform X1 produces the protein MNPVNATSLYVSASRSVLQCDPRDPRALAELCKLLPFFRQSLSCLVCSNLLQDPIAPTDSSCQHYVCRGCKGQRMQLKPSCSWCKDYSRFEENRQLSLLVHCYRKLCLYITQSPLAPHIASAASESPDLQAILNEGLTLAESEPEAEDITDSASLSQTASNSDGAQPDEAPLTRELKVEQTSPVGVNGLHDCNGLLSSDSLQSITVETGGGVEKQESFSEEIPVCVSLTGEAGLCEISTLGDDLKHGGGPLLLSVEEVLRTLETDTDPDPSPQPDCPPSVPQSSLNGPHCPGSDSSHFIPSLPRGNSPRPLQPHPQPSLQPPPQSSTVTPQVAPRYHRKRSRSESDSEKVQPLPISSLLSGPPLGANSSPHHPNPGATTKQEPKFPAATPHPQLAPLPNGGPPKVGKTVLITNKGLKKTVEHHGGPKKAYTKARQGTPKPRTQPRDRVPPHPHAHPLTHPPSPSKPLYKKPVEKKGCKCGRATQNPSVLTCRGQRCPCYSNRKACLDCICRGCQNSYMANGEKKLEAFAVPEKALEQTRLTLGINLTSITAAALRSPATSSPSALLNVTTATGAPVTATFLSGAGHDNRGFDDSLEMRFDC, from the exons GTAATCTGCTGCAGGACCCCATCGCTCCCACCGACTCATCATGTCAGCATTACGTCTGTCGAGGCTGTAAGGGTCAGAGGATGCAGCTGAAGCCGTCCTGCAGTTGGTGTAAGGACTATTCCCGCTTTGAGGAAAACCGGCAGCTCTCCTTGCTTGTCCACTGTTACAGGAAGCTCTGTCTCTACATCACGCAGTCGCCGCTTGCCCCGCACATAGCCAGCGCCGCCAGCGAATCGCCGGACCTCCAGGCCATCCTCAACGAGGGCCTCACGTTGGCCGAGAGCGAGCCGGAAGCCGAGGACATCACGGATTCGGCCAGCCTGTCGCAGACCGCCTCCAACTCCGATGGCGCCCAGCCTGACGAAGCGCCGCTTACCAGGGAGCTCAAGGTGGAGCAGACGAGCCCCGTCGGTGTAAACGGGCTGCACGATTGTAACGGTCTGCTCAGTTCGGACTCTCTGCAATCCATCACCGTAGAAACAGGTGGAGGTGTTGAAAAGCAGGAGAGCTTTTCGGAGGAGATcccggtgtgtgtgagcctCACGGGGGAGGCGGGGCTCTGTGAGATCAGCACTTTGGGGGATGACCTGAAACATGGCGGGGGGCCGTTGTTGTTAAGCGTTGAGGAGGTACTCAGGACTCTGGAGACGGACACTGACCCTGATCCCTCCCCCCAGCCGGACTGCCCCCCCTCTGTACCTCAGTCCAGCCTCAATGGGCCTCATTGTCCTGGCTCGGACTCCTCCCACTTtatcccctccctcccccgAGGGAACAGCCCTCGCCCCCTCCAACCTCACCCGCAGCCCTCGCTGCAGCCTCCTCCTCAGTCCTCCACGGTCACCCCCCAGGTTGCCCCTCGGTACCACCGTAAGCGCTCCCGCTCAGAAAGCGACAGCGAGAAGGTGCAGCCCCTCCCCATCTCCAGCCTTTTAAGCGGGCCTCCCCTCGGTGCCAACAGCTCCCCCCATCACCCTAACCCCGGTGCCACCACCAAACAGGAGCCTAAGTTCCCCGCAGCCACGCCCCACCCACAGCTGGCGCCGCTGCCAAATGGTGGTCCCCCCAAAGTGGGCAAGACTGTGCTCATCACAAACAAGGGGCTGAAGAAGACTGTGGAGCACCACGGGGGCCCCAAGAAGGCTTACACCAAAGCCAGGCAAGGGACCCCCAAGCCCCGCACACAACCCCGCGACAGAGTGCCCCCACACCCTCACGCTCACCCCCTGACACACCCACCCAGCCCATCAAAGCCACTGTATAAAAAACCAGTAGAGAAGAAGGGCTGCAAGTGCGGCCGGGCCACACAGAACCCCTCGGTGTTGACCTGTAGGGGGCAACGCTGCCCCTGCTACTCCAACCGCAAG GCGTGTCTGGACTGCATCTGCCGCGGCTGCCAGAACTCCTACATGGCCAACGGAGAGAAGAAGCTGGAGGCCTTCGCCGTGCCAGAGAAAGCTCTGGAACAGACTCGCCTCACGCTCGGCATCAACCTCACCAGTATCACCGCGGCGGCCCTCCGTAGCCCGGCCACCAGCTCCCCCAGCGCCCTCCTCAACGTCACCACGGCTACAGGGGCGCCCGTCACGGCCACCTTCTTATCGGGGGCGGGGCACGACAACAGGGGCTTTGACGATTCACTGGAGATGCGGTTTGACTGCTGA